A single genomic interval of Amycolatopsis albispora harbors:
- a CDS encoding ATP-binding protein: protein MSGRSRGKRDQRPVQPKQGGGGRRGRRLPGEQAVPSYTPSIAARSIDGHLLRTGHEVYAWYRLAPQRWSFRSDSQRRDLIAAIAGQYAELAGRWLHLRVTNRPYPIRMWAEAHVHNAVGRPKDVPGALSFDDYLIGEQQQLMGRSMAEKEVYLGVQVQTRRAVDRAVERAAPLLRKILPEAVDAELMALDSEVEHLDQVLGSAGLEGRPAHADEMSWLMHRSCSLGLPAPRNMPAVPGAAWEPEDLASFTDAADFHADPYAPTVTVRGRTGSNAGVTRQLAVLTVGQMHGLQIPEVDDPWVQHADRLPASVEWSARIYVRRPEEVAGELQRQMNKVRSQVKHYTDEHELEPPQSLARQASRVLEIDDEMTSGFTALATRVRSWWRLAVSGPTERDALRLAQQLLDLYKPKIAIEHPEAQYAMAREFIPGEPLASGAYTRRGSVVWAAAAVPTATAEVGDRRGILLGETCTATRRPVAWDPWMAQEIRDGSGLTAMVAGLGGGKSFLGGGIVYKTLRAGAHWTILDPSGPLSRLCDLPEIRPYARPINLLNAEPGILNPYRVVAEPLLEHFMDEDDPERSWRREKALAGATRRRLVLDVLTGVLPYEVSRMPQSRIVLLRAVRAVGGRFDADPGQVIDALRRDSSEHHEHAVVVADFLDEMRERMSLLIPEENADPYSETRDDRMTVLTMAGLTLPKDGVGREHWTDAEALGVEMLNLAAWLTQRSVYERPKELRKGVWIDEAFFLSEVPTGRVLMNRFARDSRKWNVRVLLSSQIPADFLRIQGFVALLDSVFVGRLDDDDAQADALRLLKVPVGVGYEQVVAALGRRPGAHRDTERDREPRQFIFGDGAGGVERIRVDFSGPHLEHLRNAMDTTPGSKDAPGQVRPDPAPEPEPRHVPVPPDDDAAASGYAESDFELAAELEVGLTEEQVLSEPVPGGRADGDENGNGNGRGPDGGGGVRASAGSTGGPGRDAA, encoded by the coding sequence TTGTCCGGTCGTAGCCGAGGTAAGCGGGACCAGCGCCCCGTCCAGCCCAAGCAGGGTGGTGGCGGCAGGCGTGGCCGCAGACTGCCCGGCGAGCAGGCGGTGCCCTCGTACACCCCGTCGATCGCCGCGCGCAGCATCGACGGGCACCTCCTGCGGACCGGGCACGAGGTGTACGCCTGGTACCGGCTGGCGCCGCAGCGCTGGTCGTTCCGCTCGGACTCGCAGCGCCGCGACCTGATCGCGGCCATCGCCGGGCAGTACGCCGAGCTGGCGGGCCGCTGGCTGCACCTGCGGGTGACCAACCGGCCGTACCCGATCCGCATGTGGGCCGAGGCCCACGTGCACAACGCGGTCGGGCGGCCGAAGGACGTGCCGGGCGCGTTGTCCTTCGACGACTACCTGATCGGCGAGCAGCAGCAGCTGATGGGCCGGTCGATGGCGGAGAAGGAGGTCTACCTCGGCGTCCAGGTGCAGACCCGCCGCGCGGTGGACCGCGCCGTCGAGCGGGCCGCGCCGCTGCTGCGCAAGATCCTGCCCGAGGCCGTCGACGCCGAGCTGATGGCGCTGGACTCCGAGGTCGAGCACCTCGACCAGGTGCTCGGTTCGGCCGGGCTGGAGGGCAGGCCAGCGCACGCCGACGAGATGTCGTGGCTGATGCACCGGTCCTGCTCGCTGGGCCTGCCCGCGCCGCGGAACATGCCCGCCGTGCCGGGCGCGGCCTGGGAGCCGGAGGACCTGGCCAGCTTCACCGACGCCGCCGACTTCCACGCCGACCCGTACGCCCCGACGGTCACCGTCCGCGGGCGCACCGGCTCGAACGCCGGGGTGACCCGCCAGCTCGCGGTGCTCACCGTCGGCCAGATGCACGGCCTGCAGATCCCCGAGGTGGACGACCCGTGGGTGCAGCACGCCGACCGGCTGCCCGCGTCGGTGGAGTGGTCCGCGCGGATCTACGTGCGGCGGCCAGAGGAGGTCGCCGGTGAGCTGCAACGCCAGATGAACAAGGTGCGTTCGCAGGTCAAGCACTACACCGACGAGCACGAGCTGGAGCCGCCGCAGTCGCTGGCGCGGCAGGCGTCGCGGGTGCTCGAGATCGACGACGAGATGACCTCGGGCTTCACCGCGCTGGCCACCCGCGTGCGCTCGTGGTGGCGGCTGGCGGTGTCCGGGCCGACCGAGCGCGACGCGCTGCGCCTGGCCCAGCAGCTGCTCGACCTGTACAAGCCGAAGATCGCCATCGAGCACCCCGAAGCGCAGTACGCGATGGCCAGGGAGTTCATCCCCGGCGAGCCGCTGGCGTCGGGCGCCTACACCCGCCGCGGCTCGGTGGTCTGGGCCGCCGCCGCGGTGCCGACGGCGACCGCCGAGGTGGGCGACCGCCGCGGCATCCTGCTCGGCGAGACCTGCACCGCGACCCGGCGCCCGGTGGCCTGGGACCCGTGGATGGCGCAGGAGATCCGCGACGGCTCCGGCCTGACCGCGATGGTCGCCGGGCTCGGTGGCGGCAAGTCGTTCCTCGGCGGTGGCATCGTCTACAAGACGCTGCGCGCCGGGGCGCACTGGACCATTCTCGACCCGTCCGGCCCGCTGTCGCGCCTGTGCGACCTGCCGGAGATCCGCCCGTACGCGCGGCCGATCAACCTGCTCAACGCCGAACCCGGCATCCTCAACCCGTACCGCGTGGTGGCCGAGCCGCTGCTCGAGCACTTCATGGACGAGGACGATCCGGAGCGCTCGTGGCGTCGCGAGAAGGCGCTGGCCGGGGCCACCCGGCGGCGGCTGGTGCTGGACGTGCTGACCGGCGTGCTGCCGTACGAGGTGTCCCGCATGCCGCAGAGCCGGATCGTGCTGCTGCGCGCGGTCCGCGCGGTCGGCGGGCGGTTCGACGCCGACCCCGGCCAGGTGATCGACGCGCTGCGCCGCGACTCCAGCGAGCACCACGAGCACGCGGTGGTGGTCGCCGACTTCCTCGATGAGATGCGCGAGCGCATGTCGCTGCTCATTCCCGAGGAGAACGCGGACCCGTACTCGGAGACGCGCGACGACCGGATGACCGTGCTGACCATGGCGGGGCTGACCCTGCCGAAGGACGGTGTCGGCCGCGAGCACTGGACCGACGCCGAGGCGCTCGGCGTGGAGATGCTGAACCTGGCCGCGTGGCTGACCCAGCGGTCGGTCTACGAGCGGCCGAAGGAGCTGCGCAAGGGCGTCTGGATCGACGAAGCGTTCTTCCTCTCCGAGGTGCCGACCGGGCGGGTGCTGATGAACCGCTTCGCCCGTGACTCGCGCAAGTGGAACGTCCGGGTGCTGCTGTCCTCGCAGATCCCGGCGGACTTCCTGCGCATCCAGGGCTTCGTGGCCCTGCTCGACTCCGTTTTCGTCGGACGGCTCGACGACGACGACGCCCAGGCGGACGCATTGCGGCTGCTGAAGGTGCCGGTCGGCGTCGGCTACGAACAGGTGGTGGCCGCGCTCGGCCGCCGCCCTGGCGCCCATCGCGACACCGAACGCGACCGGGAGCCGCGGCAGTTCATCTTCGGCGACGGCGCCGGTGGCGTGGAGCGGATCCGGGTCGACTTCTCCGGGCCGCACCTGGAGCACCTGCGCAACGCGATGGACACCACGCCGGGTTCGAAGGACGCCCCAGGGCAGGTCCGGCCCGACCCCGCTCCGGAACCGGAGCCCCGCCACGTCCCGGTGCCACCGGACGACGATGCCGCCGCCTCGGGCTACGCGGAATCGGATTTCGAACTCGCGGCGGAGTTGGAGGTCGGGTTGACCGAGGAGCAGGTGCTGTCCGAGCCCGTGCCGGGCGGCCGGGCCGACGGCGACGAGAACGGCAACGGCAACGGCCGGGGCCCCGACGGCGGCGGTGGGGTCCGGGCGTCCGCGGGCTCCACCGGCGGACCGGGCCGGGACGCGGCATGA